One genomic window of Pirellulales bacterium includes the following:
- a CDS encoding class I SAM-dependent methyltransferase has product MKTQEYDVLSRVEEGHWWYRALRRVIFANLDRYLTDWQDKPILDAGCGTGGNLSRLGQNSQTVGIDYSPDALRFCRRRGLMNLVRADVSAIPLHDRSFDAVLSTHVLYHAWVKDVSRPLDEFHRVLRERGMLFLELPAYDSLYSTHDDAVMTARRFTAGRLRPLLEAAGFRIVRLSYWNSLLLPPIWLARRVLPSKKSESDFNDGTLPAWPVNAALDLAMRFEHGLSRVVNLPAGVTLSCVAQRV; this is encoded by the coding sequence ATGAAAACCCAGGAATACGACGTTCTCTCTCGCGTGGAAGAGGGGCATTGGTGGTATCGCGCCCTGCGGCGCGTCATCTTTGCCAACCTCGACCGCTACCTGACCGACTGGCAGGACAAGCCGATCCTCGACGCCGGTTGCGGTACCGGCGGGAATCTCTCTCGTCTGGGCCAGAACTCGCAGACCGTGGGCATCGATTATTCGCCCGACGCCCTCCGGTTCTGTCGACGGCGCGGACTCATGAACCTGGTGCGGGCCGACGTGTCGGCGATTCCGTTGCACGACCGGTCGTTCGACGCCGTGTTGAGCACGCACGTCCTCTACCATGCCTGGGTCAAGGATGTCTCGCGTCCGCTCGACGAGTTCCACCGAGTGCTGCGCGAACGCGGGATGCTCTTCCTCGAATTGCCCGCGTACGACTCGCTCTACAGCACGCACGACGACGCCGTGATGACCGCCCGGCGTTTCACGGCCGGGCGATTGCGACCGCTGCTCGAGGCGGCAGGCTTCCGCATCGTGCGCCTGAGCTATTGGAATTCGCTCTTGTTGCCTCCCATCTGGCTTGCACGCCGCGTACTGCCGAGCAAGAAGTCGGAAAGCGACTTCAACGACGGTACCTTGCCCGCCTGGCCAGTGAACGCCGCGCTCGACCTGGCCATGCGCTTCGAGCATGGCCTGTCGCGGGTGGTGAATCTGCCGGCGGGCGTGACGCTCAGTTGCGTGGCTCAGCGGGTGTGA
- a CDS encoding polysaccharide deacetylase family protein: MRWANLDLPPEARPDWLGRHRVTLPVPDGVAPSVSVEQGEASFNFDPLELMRILADESFTGPMPAKTRFVPFSYQRLPGRMRYLGAKLVYFRNRWRRRHQSPPWPIAPGLDVLRSLTGRLPVEPWPAATWGASLTVDVDSHHGLRRAIPVADAIERRGYRGCFYIVGEAVLAEPGIVRDLVARGHEIGSHDVVHDNRLAYLPNDVMEKRLIAARHSIEPYGGVGFRSPSLLRSHRMLQAVGRHFAYDSSTCDTDLEFARGCTTVFPFAGHDCLEIPITLPMDSSLTYVGYSPRAIVAAWHEKCAYVRAAGGLAVLTVHSEPHLCGGRRLGGALEQFLDWLAAQQDVAVLRPIDVLRQSESWPAGSLDIL; this comes from the coding sequence ATGCGTTGGGCAAACCTGGACCTGCCCCCTGAGGCACGCCCCGATTGGTTGGGCCGCCATCGGGTCACGCTGCCCGTGCCGGATGGCGTCGCGCCGTCGGTCTCGGTCGAGCAGGGAGAAGCCAGCTTCAATTTCGATCCGCTCGAGCTGATGCGCATTTTGGCGGACGAGAGCTTCACGGGCCCCATGCCCGCCAAGACGCGCTTCGTCCCCTTTTCGTACCAGCGGCTACCGGGGCGCATGCGTTATCTGGGGGCCAAGCTGGTCTACTTTCGCAATCGCTGGCGTCGCCGACATCAGTCTCCCCCCTGGCCCATTGCGCCCGGGCTCGATGTATTGCGCTCACTGACAGGACGACTGCCGGTCGAGCCCTGGCCTGCCGCCACATGGGGAGCTTCACTCACGGTCGACGTCGATTCTCACCACGGGTTGCGTCGCGCGATCCCCGTGGCTGACGCGATCGAACGTCGGGGCTACCGCGGCTGTTTTTACATCGTGGGCGAGGCGGTCCTCGCCGAGCCCGGCATCGTGCGCGACCTGGTGGCCCGGGGACACGAGATCGGCTCGCACGACGTGGTCCACGACAATCGGCTGGCCTACCTGCCCAACGACGTCATGGAAAAGCGGCTCATAGCGGCGCGGCATTCGATCGAGCCCTACGGCGGTGTCGGGTTTCGTTCGCCATCGCTGCTGCGTTCGCACCGGATGCTTCAGGCCGTGGGGCGCCACTTTGCCTACGACTCGAGCACATGCGATACGGACCTCGAATTCGCGCGCGGCTGCACGACGGTGTTTCCCTTCGCGGGACACGACTGCCTGGAGATTCCCATCACGCTGCCGATGGACTCGTCGCTGACGTACGTAGGGTACTCGCCGCGAGCCATCGTGGCTGCCTGGCATGAGAAGTGTGCCTACGTGCGCGCGGCTGGTGGATTGGCCGTGCTGACGGTTCACTCCGAGCCCCATCTGTGCGGCGGACGGCGCTTGGGGGGGGCGCTGGAGCAGTTTCTCGATTGGCTGGCCGCGCAGCAGGATGTGGCCGTCTTGCGACCGATCGATGTCTTGCGCCAGAGCGAAAGCTGGCCGGCCGGATCGCTCGACATCCTTTGA
- a CDS encoding Gfo/Idh/MocA family oxidoreductase — MSQRTTRRRFIQSTAVTGVGVWVASRARADETESANEKIRFACVGVGGKGTSDSADAGNHGDVVAICDIDEKRLDAAANKFPDAKKYVDYRKMFEEMGANIDAVTVSTPDHSHAAASVMAMRMGKHVYCQKPLTHSIYEARTMANVAREKGVVTQMGNQGTAENGVRKAAALVQAGALGDVSEVHVWTNRPIWPQGGEAPKPEAEVPAHIHWELFLGPAAYRPYAKGYHPFAWRGWWDFGTGALGDMACHTMNMPFMALDLRDPISVEAKTSGHNKQSYPKNSTITYEFAATDKRPAVKLFWYDGGNLPPADLFGEEKPKNSGSLLIGSKGKLYSPDDYGAEFTLLGDATSPEVTFQQSPGHFTEWVEGIKGGPKPVSNFVDYSGPLTETVLLGNLAVWADGKKIEWDAEKMEAKNAPEVSEIIHREYREGYTL, encoded by the coding sequence ATGTCCCAGCGTACAACTCGACGTCGTTTCATTCAGAGCACGGCCGTGACCGGCGTCGGCGTGTGGGTCGCTAGCCGCGCCCGCGCGGACGAGACCGAATCGGCCAACGAAAAGATTCGCTTCGCTTGCGTCGGCGTTGGCGGCAAGGGGACGAGCGATTCGGCCGATGCCGGCAATCATGGCGACGTCGTGGCGATCTGCGACATCGACGAAAAGCGTCTCGATGCCGCCGCCAACAAGTTCCCCGACGCGAAGAAGTACGTCGACTATCGCAAGATGTTCGAGGAGATGGGGGCGAACATCGACGCGGTGACCGTCAGCACTCCGGATCACTCGCATGCCGCGGCCTCGGTGATGGCGATGCGGATGGGCAAGCACGTCTACTGCCAGAAGCCGCTGACCCACTCGATCTATGAAGCCCGCACCATGGCGAACGTCGCCCGCGAGAAGGGGGTGGTGACGCAGATGGGCAATCAGGGCACGGCCGAGAACGGCGTGCGCAAGGCGGCCGCGCTCGTGCAGGCCGGCGCGCTGGGGGACGTGAGCGAAGTTCACGTCTGGACGAATCGCCCGATCTGGCCGCAGGGGGGCGAGGCCCCGAAGCCCGAGGCCGAAGTACCCGCCCACATCCACTGGGAGTTGTTCCTCGGCCCGGCAGCCTATCGGCCCTACGCCAAGGGCTATCACCCGTTCGCCTGGCGCGGCTGGTGGGATTTCGGCACGGGCGCCTTGGGCGACATGGCCTGCCACACGATGAACATGCCCTTCATGGCGCTCGATCTGCGCGATCCGATCTCGGTCGAAGCGAAGACCTCGGGGCACAACAAGCAGAGCTACCCGAAGAACTCGACGATCACCTACGAGTTCGCCGCGACCGACAAGCGTCCGGCCGTGAAGCTCTTTTGGTACGACGGTGGCAATCTGCCCCCGGCGGATCTCTTCGGCGAAGAGAAGCCGAAGAACAGCGGCTCGCTGCTCATCGGCAGCAAGGGCAAGCTCTACTCGCCTGATGACTATGGCGCCGAGTTTACGCTGCTCGGCGACGCCACCAGCCCGGAAGTGACCTTCCAGCAGTCGCCCGGCCACTTCACGGAATGGGTCGAGGGGATCAAGGGTGGTCCGAAGCCGGTGTCGAACTTCGTCGATTACTCGGGCCCCCTCACCGAGACGGTGCTGCTGGGCAATCTCGCCGTCTGGGCCGATGGCAAGAAGATCGAGTGGGACGCCGAGAAGATGGAAGCCAAGAACGCTCCGGAAGTGAGCGAGATCATCCATCGCGAATATCGCGAAGGCTACACGCTGTAG
- a CDS encoding DegT/DnrJ/EryC1/StrS family aminotransferase — protein sequence MNVPLIDLAAAHAELRAELDAAVRGVVESSRFILGPEVDAFERAFAAYVGAGQGIGVSSGTEALKLTLEALEIGPGDEVIVPTNSFAATAMAVTALGATPRFVDCREDDSLIDAEQALAAVSARTRAIVPVHLYGRLGDVAPLRAANLPIVEDAAQAQGARRQSLTAGNQGIAACFSFYPAKNLGAWGDAGAIVTSDDALATRLRALRNYGQSARYIHDHLGYNARLDALQAAVLSVKLRCLDAWNDRRRAAAAFYDEHLRFGRPPRLPGDVYHLYVVRVANRDELQQRMAEAGIETGIHYPCPLHLQPCFASLGYKPGSLPVAERMSREMLSLPLHPHLTREAQQHVIEVFHRWGKST from the coding sequence ATGAACGTGCCATTGATCGATCTTGCCGCGGCCCATGCCGAGCTTCGCGCCGAGCTCGACGCGGCCGTGCGCGGCGTCGTCGAGAGCTCGCGTTTCATCCTGGGGCCCGAGGTCGACGCCTTCGAACGCGCCTTCGCCGCCTACGTCGGCGCGGGGCAGGGGATTGGTGTTTCCAGCGGTACCGAAGCGCTCAAGCTGACCCTCGAGGCCTTGGAGATCGGGCCGGGCGACGAGGTCATCGTGCCGACGAACTCCTTCGCCGCGACCGCCATGGCCGTGACGGCGCTCGGCGCCACGCCGCGCTTCGTCGACTGCCGCGAAGACGATTCGCTCATCGACGCCGAGCAGGCCCTGGCCGCGGTCTCTGCCAGGACCAGGGCCATCGTACCGGTGCATCTCTACGGGCGCCTCGGCGACGTCGCTCCGCTGCGGGCGGCGAATCTGCCGATCGTCGAGGATGCCGCCCAGGCACAGGGGGCACGGCGACAATCGCTTACCGCAGGCAACCAGGGCATCGCCGCCTGTTTCAGCTTCTATCCGGCGAAGAATTTGGGGGCTTGGGGAGACGCCGGCGCCATCGTCACCTCGGACGACGCGTTGGCCACGCGTCTGCGTGCCCTGCGCAACTACGGACAAAGTGCCCGCTATATTCACGACCACCTGGGGTACAACGCCCGGCTCGACGCCCTGCAGGCCGCCGTTTTGTCGGTCAAGCTGCGTTGTCTCGACGCCTGGAACGATCGCCGCCGCGCGGCGGCCGCTTTCTACGACGAGCATCTGCGGTTTGGCCGCCCACCCAGATTGCCGGGCGATGTCTACCACCTATATGTGGTGCGCGTGGCCAATCGAGACGAACTGCAGCAGCGCATGGCCGAGGCGGGCATCGAGACCGGCATCCATTATCCCTGTCCGCTGCACTTGCAGCCGTGCTTTGCCTCGCTAGGCTACAAGCCCGGCAGCCTCCCCGTGGCCGAACGTATGTCGCGCGAGATGCTTTCTCTGCCCCTTCATCCCCACCTCACGCGTGAGGCGCAACAACACGTGATCGAGGTCTTTCACCGCTGGGGGAAGTCGACATGA
- a CDS encoding Gfo/Idh/MocA family oxidoreductase, with protein sequence MPPQDQAAATPQPNRRDFLRRSTAMAVTGSLVGSMSFARSAHAGGDDVLRVGLIGCGGRGTGAAAQALAADKNTKLVAMGDAFGDRLQASLETIRREAGDKVAVTPETSFVGFDAYQKVLDSGVDVVVLATPPHFRPAHLKAAIEQGKHVFCEKPVAVDAPGVRSVLATAELAKEKNLSIVSGLCWRYDNGVRETMQRIQDGAIGDIVAMQENYNTGSLWMKPRQPEWSDMEWQLRNWLYFTWLSGDFNVEQHVHSLDKAAWAMGDEPPVYCVGLGGRQVRTEPEYGHIFDHHAVQYEYANGVRLFAFCRQQDGCASDVDDYILGTKGRATVLKNRIEGPNEWRYRGPRNNMYQTEHDELFAGIRSGQPINNGVYMARSTMLAIMGRMATYTGREITWDQAINSTEDLTPTAYEWGSLAVAPVAMPGRTPFV encoded by the coding sequence ATGCCCCCCCAAGATCAAGCCGCTGCCACGCCCCAACCGAACCGCCGCGATTTTCTCCGCCGCTCGACGGCCATGGCCGTGACGGGATCGCTCGTCGGCTCGATGTCCTTTGCCCGGAGCGCCCATGCCGGTGGCGACGACGTGCTCCGCGTGGGGCTGATCGGGTGTGGCGGGCGCGGTACCGGCGCGGCGGCGCAGGCCCTGGCGGCCGACAAGAACACGAAGCTCGTCGCCATGGGAGACGCCTTCGGCGATCGGCTGCAGGCCAGCCTCGAGACCATTCGTCGCGAGGCGGGCGATAAGGTGGCCGTCACGCCCGAAACCTCCTTCGTCGGTTTCGACGCCTACCAGAAGGTGCTCGACAGCGGCGTCGACGTGGTGGTGCTGGCCACGCCCCCACACTTCCGCCCGGCCCATCTCAAGGCCGCCATCGAGCAAGGCAAGCACGTCTTCTGCGAGAAGCCGGTCGCCGTCGACGCCCCGGGCGTTCGCAGCGTGCTGGCCACTGCCGAGCTGGCCAAGGAGAAGAATCTGTCGATCGTCTCCGGGCTTTGCTGGCGCTACGACAACGGCGTGCGCGAGACGATGCAGCGTATTCAGGATGGCGCGATCGGCGACATCGTGGCCATGCAAGAGAACTACAACACGGGCAGTCTGTGGATGAAGCCGCGCCAGCCCGAGTGGAGCGACATGGAGTGGCAGCTCCGCAACTGGCTCTACTTCACCTGGTTGTCGGGCGATTTCAACGTCGAGCAGCACGTCCACAGTCTCGACAAGGCGGCCTGGGCCATGGGAGACGAGCCGCCGGTCTACTGCGTCGGCCTGGGGGGGCGTCAGGTTCGCACCGAGCCCGAGTACGGCCATATCTTCGATCACCACGCCGTGCAGTACGAGTATGCCAACGGTGTGCGACTGTTCGCCTTCTGCCGCCAGCAGGACGGATGTGCCTCGGATGTCGACGACTACATTCTTGGCACGAAGGGGCGCGCCACGGTGCTGAAGAACCGCATCGAAGGCCCGAACGAATGGCGCTACCGCGGCCCGCGCAACAACATGTATCAGACCGAGCACGACGAACTCTTCGCCGGCATTCGCTCGGGCCAGCCGATCAACAACGGCGTCTACATGGCCCGCAGCACCATGCTGGCCATCATGGGGCGCATGGCCACCTACACGGGTCGCGAGATCACCTGGGATCAGGCGATCAATTCGACCGAAGACCTCACGCCGACGGCCTACGAATGGGGCTCGCTGGCCGTGGCCCCCGTCGCCATGCCAGGCCGCACCCCGTTTGTGTAA
- a CDS encoding NAD-dependent epimerase/dehydratase family protein, producing the protein MRKILVTGGAGFIGSHTVDLLLERGYRVRVLDNLEQPTHAGGVPRHVPPQAEFIYGDVRRIDDVARALHGVDGVIHLAATGGFTPELSRYFQTNSIGTAHLLELVAERRHRLKKVVVASSVAIYGEGSYRCAACGPQAGAVRAVEQLERGEWEPKCPQCGAALESVPTPETKTPSPENAYAISKYDEERLVLSFGRQFDIDTCALRYFLTYGPRQSLTNPYTGVIAIFSSLLLAGRRPVLFEDGRQRRDFVFVQDVARANVLALESEGSRGEVFNVGTGVSTSIGDVAKTLAELLNLPELTAEFPDEFRPNESRHVVADIEKIRQLGFSPQVDLRTGLARYLDWVRGEADVRDYFSEVLPGLRQSGVVRSRATATPAAATPDPDSLTIVIPAFNEAGNLESIVRYALDEVAELVDDFEILIVNDGSHDGTGVIADDLAAAHPRVRVIHHPFNVGYGGAQKTGFRYAQKNWVVLVPADHQFDVKHLALFLDARREADIIASVRIDRADPWPRRVVSRVYNWYVRNHLHLQVSDLNWVKMIRREALSQINIETAGFAVDAEIVVKAQALGYRVTEVRVPHHPRTWGHPTGIRIRTIWRTMRELLRIERAARRATTAEKVSHALGKPGPAP; encoded by the coding sequence ATGAGAAAGATCCTCGTCACCGGCGGCGCGGGTTTCATCGGCTCGCACACCGTCGATCTGCTGCTCGAGCGCGGTTACCGCGTGCGGGTGCTCGACAATCTCGAGCAGCCGACGCACGCGGGGGGCGTCCCGCGGCACGTACCCCCCCAGGCCGAGTTCATTTATGGCGACGTGCGGCGCATCGACGACGTGGCCCGCGCCCTGCACGGAGTCGATGGCGTCATCCATCTGGCGGCGACGGGGGGCTTCACGCCCGAGCTTTCTCGCTACTTCCAAACCAATTCGATCGGCACCGCCCATCTGTTGGAACTCGTGGCCGAACGGCGGCACCGGTTGAAGAAGGTGGTCGTCGCGTCGTCGGTCGCCATTTATGGCGAAGGCAGCTACCGCTGTGCGGCCTGCGGTCCGCAGGCCGGGGCGGTGCGTGCCGTCGAGCAGCTCGAACGTGGCGAATGGGAGCCGAAGTGCCCGCAGTGCGGCGCCGCGCTCGAGTCGGTCCCCACGCCCGAGACGAAGACCCCTTCGCCCGAGAACGCGTATGCTATTTCGAAGTACGACGAAGAGCGACTCGTGCTCTCCTTCGGTCGTCAGTTCGACATCGATACCTGCGCGTTGCGCTACTTTCTCACGTACGGTCCGCGCCAATCGCTGACGAATCCTTATACCGGCGTGATCGCGATTTTCTCCTCGCTACTGCTTGCCGGCCGGCGTCCGGTGCTGTTCGAGGATGGTCGCCAGCGGCGCGACTTCGTCTTTGTCCAGGACGTCGCCCGGGCGAACGTCTTGGCGCTCGAAAGCGAAGGATCGCGCGGCGAGGTCTTCAACGTGGGGACCGGCGTGAGCACCTCGATCGGCGACGTGGCCAAAACGCTGGCCGAATTGTTGAACCTGCCCGAGCTGACCGCCGAGTTCCCCGACGAATTCCGTCCCAACGAATCGCGGCACGTGGTGGCCGATATCGAGAAGATTCGCCAGCTAGGGTTCTCGCCGCAGGTCGATCTGCGCACGGGGCTCGCACGCTACCTCGACTGGGTCCGCGGCGAGGCGGACGTGCGCGATTACTTCTCCGAGGTGTTGCCCGGCTTGCGACAGAGTGGCGTCGTGCGGTCTCGTGCGACGGCGACGCCGGCAGCGGCGACTCCCGATCCCGACAGCCTGACGATCGTTATCCCGGCTTTCAACGAGGCCGGCAATCTCGAGTCGATCGTCCGCTACGCCCTCGACGAAGTCGCGGAGCTGGTCGACGATTTCGAGATCCTCATCGTCAACGACGGCAGTCACGATGGCACGGGTGTCATCGCCGATGATCTGGCCGCGGCGCATCCGCGCGTCCGGGTGATCCACCATCCCTTCAACGTCGGCTATGGCGGCGCCCAGAAGACCGGTTTCCGCTACGCCCAGAAGAACTGGGTCGTGCTCGTGCCGGCGGATCATCAGTTCGACGTCAAGCACTTGGCGCTCTTTCTCGACGCGCGGCGCGAGGCCGATATCATCGCCAGCGTCCGCATCGATCGGGCCGATCCCTGGCCGCGCCGCGTGGTGAGTCGTGTCTATAATTGGTACGTGCGAAATCACCTGCACTTGCAGGTGTCGGATTTGAATTGGGTGAAGATGATCCGACGCGAGGCCCTCTCGCAGATCAACATCGAGACGGCGGGCTTCGCAGTCGATGCCGAGATCGTTGTCAAGGCACAGGCGCTCGGTTATCGCGTGACCGAGGTGCGCGTGCCCCATCATCCGCGAACGTGGGGCCATCCGACCGGCATACGCATTCGCACGATTTGGCGAACGATGCGCGAGCTGCTACGAATCGAACGCGCGGCGCGACGCGCGACAACCGCGGAGAAGGTGTCCCATGCGTTGGGCAAACCTGGACCTGCCCCCTGA
- a CDS encoding glycosyltransferase family 39 protein, producing the protein MSDRDANKTHSTKPTQDWLGWLLLGVVLLLVIGIRWRTLDAPLERDEGEYAYIASLMLRGVPPYAEAYTMKFPGTPAMYAAAFAMFGESTRGVHLGLLVVNVATMVLMYCLARRWHDGPTSAAAAAVYGLWSLTPGLQGTSAHSEHFAVFFGLAGYAVLAAAVERATYSGVAFAGRVFAGGWLFGVAVLMKQQAAFFVAPALLYLLVEVWRRTESGKPLARALTGTLALALGVFVPFAGLVAALWRWDVLETFWFWAIDYASTYGVGNQTHFRTMLGIAYNQVGKASLLLDALFLLGMASFAWNRESRRGGTLAWCLLAGGSVAVMPGLRFYNHYFLFLLPAASIFAALGLMSLVRLLEAAWTAPFPQMWRAAFLLLVVGGIAWANRLPWFQSSMVGLSRITYGNNPFPEVIEIAKFLRHVSSPGDRLLVFGSEPELYFHAGLPAATKYIYMYPLVERQPYAKQMQAEMIEQVELARPEYCVALYVTPSWVAEAGAPDEIFRWWKNYRHEHYDQIGVADILGRHATHYYLGERWRDYQPQSNVWIGVYRRRDLTPAEPRN; encoded by the coding sequence ATGTCCGACCGCGACGCGAACAAGACGCACAGCACGAAGCCAACGCAGGACTGGCTCGGTTGGCTGTTGCTCGGCGTCGTGCTGCTGTTGGTGATCGGCATTCGCTGGCGCACGCTCGATGCGCCGCTCGAGCGTGACGAAGGGGAGTACGCCTACATCGCCAGCCTCATGCTGCGCGGCGTCCCCCCGTACGCCGAGGCCTACACGATGAAATTCCCCGGCACGCCGGCCATGTATGCCGCCGCTTTCGCCATGTTTGGCGAGTCGACACGGGGGGTCCATCTGGGCCTGCTCGTGGTCAACGTCGCCACGATGGTGCTGATGTATTGCCTCGCGCGCCGCTGGCACGACGGCCCGACCTCGGCCGCCGCGGCGGCGGTCTATGGCTTGTGGTCGCTGACGCCCGGGTTGCAAGGGACCTCGGCCCACTCGGAGCATTTTGCCGTTTTCTTCGGACTGGCCGGCTATGCGGTGCTGGCTGCTGCCGTCGAACGTGCGACGTACTCCGGCGTGGCTTTCGCAGGGCGAGTCTTCGCCGGCGGATGGTTGTTCGGGGTGGCCGTGCTCATGAAACAGCAGGCCGCATTCTTTGTGGCCCCGGCCCTGCTCTATCTGCTCGTCGAGGTCTGGCGACGCACCGAATCTGGCAAGCCTCTCGCACGTGCGCTGACCGGGACGCTGGCCCTGGCGCTGGGCGTCTTCGTCCCCTTTGCGGGGCTGGTGGCCGCTCTGTGGCGATGGGACGTTCTGGAAACGTTCTGGTTCTGGGCGATCGACTACGCGAGCACCTACGGAGTTGGAAACCAGACACATTTTCGCACCATGCTCGGTATCGCCTACAACCAGGTGGGCAAGGCCTCGCTGCTGCTCGATGCCCTCTTTCTGTTGGGAATGGCATCGTTTGCCTGGAATCGAGAAAGTCGCCGCGGCGGCACGCTGGCCTGGTGTCTGCTAGCCGGCGGCAGCGTGGCCGTGATGCCTGGCCTGCGTTTCTACAACCACTACTTTCTGTTCCTGCTTCCGGCAGCCTCGATCTTCGCGGCTTTGGGCTTGATGTCGCTGGTGCGCTTGCTGGAAGCAGCGTGGACGGCACCTTTTCCACAGATGTGGCGTGCAGCATTCCTACTACTGGTGGTCGGCGGGATCGCCTGGGCGAACCGACTCCCCTGGTTTCAAAGCAGCATGGTGGGGTTGTCGCGCATCACGTACGGCAATAACCCCTTTCCCGAAGTCATCGAAATCGCCAAGTTCCTGCGGCACGTTTCGTCGCCCGGCGATCGGCTGCTAGTGTTTGGCTCGGAACCGGAACTGTACTTCCACGCGGGCCTGCCAGCCGCAACGAAGTACATCTACATGTATCCACTCGTCGAACGTCAGCCGTATGCAAAACAGATGCAGGCTGAAATGATCGAGCAGGTCGAACTCGCTCGTCCCGAGTATTGCGTGGCGCTGTACGTGACTCCATCGTGGGTCGCCGAAGCCGGAGCCCCGGATGAGATCTTCCGCTGGTGGAAGAACTACCGCCATGAACACTACGACCAGATCGGCGTGGCAGATATCCTGGGTCGACACGCCACGCATTACTATCTGGGCGAGCGTTGGCGCGACTACCAGCCGCAATCGAACGTCTGGATCGGGGTGTATCGCCGACGCGATCTCACACCCGCTGAGCCACGCAACTGA
- a CDS encoding N-acetyltransferase yields the protein MTDGSLVRTGEGLRRDDGVLLGYLAERLAERRPLILGAYARLRSGTVLYEGSTIGDHFATGHHVIVREENQIGDHVRIWSNSVIDYGCRLGSRVLVHTGVYLAQFTVVEDDVFLAPGAMTANDKYPIDKSNLRGPIIRAGAKIGMRATILPGVTIGRGAMVGAGSVVTRDVEAGATVVGSPARRVG from the coding sequence ATGACCGATGGATCTCTAGTTCGCACGGGCGAGGGCCTGCGGCGCGATGACGGAGTGTTGCTCGGCTACCTGGCAGAGCGACTGGCGGAACGGCGCCCCTTGATCCTGGGGGCATACGCGCGGCTGCGCAGCGGCACGGTGCTCTACGAGGGATCGACCATCGGCGATCATTTTGCCACGGGACACCACGTGATCGTCCGTGAAGAGAACCAGATCGGCGATCATGTCCGCATCTGGAGCAACTCGGTCATCGACTATGGCTGCCGCCTCGGCTCGCGCGTGTTGGTACACACGGGCGTCTACCTCGCGCAGTTCACCGTGGTCGAGGATGACGTCTTCCTGGCCCCCGGCGCGATGACCGCGAACGACAAGTATCCGATCGATAAATCCAATCTGCGCGGGCCGATCATTCGCGCGGGGGCAAAGATCGGCATGCGCGCGACGATTCTTCCCGGCGTCACCATTGGCCGCGGTGCGATGGTCGGCGCCGGCAGCGTCGTCACGCGAGATGTCGAAGCTGGCGCCACCGTCGTCGGATCGCCGGCAAGGCGGGTGGGATGA
- a CDS encoding Gfo/Idh/MocA family oxidoreductase — translation MPGIAVIGCGRWGANYVRVFHEIAGARVVAVVDRDAATLARMAQRYPGVWATAEIEPVLANPQVDAVVIATEAASHFRLSTSALEHGKHLLVEKPLTLVSDESRRLAELAASKNRVLMVGHTYLYNDAVRKIRELIQQPATGKLYYLESRRHHLGYIRDDVGAMWDLAAHDVAIFSYLLGEEPEAVSVVGRKYLRDHLEDVAFMHFFYPSGILGSVQVGWLNARKIRQMVVVSEKRTIEFDDTDSLDTVRVFEKGISTDKRTDSFGEFRYLLTTGDIVSPKIDMREPLKNQCLHFLECLETGTRPISDGTSGANVVRVLEACSESLAARGREVRV, via the coding sequence ATGCCGGGTATTGCCGTCATTGGTTGCGGTCGCTGGGGAGCGAACTACGTTCGCGTCTTCCATGAGATTGCCGGCGCGCGCGTCGTGGCAGTCGTCGATCGCGACGCGGCGACGCTGGCTCGCATGGCGCAACGCTATCCGGGCGTTTGGGCCACGGCCGAGATCGAACCCGTGCTCGCCAATCCGCAAGTCGATGCGGTGGTCATCGCAACCGAGGCGGCCAGCCACTTTCGCCTGTCGACGTCGGCGCTCGAGCACGGCAAGCATCTGCTGGTCGAGAAACCCCTGACGCTGGTCAGCGACGAATCGCGGCGGCTGGCCGAACTGGCCGCGAGCAAGAACCGGGTGCTCATGGTGGGGCACACCTATCTATACAACGACGCCGTGCGCAAGATCCGCGAATTGATCCAGCAACCGGCCACGGGCAAGCTGTACTATCTCGAATCGCGTCGGCACCATTTGGGCTACATCCGCGACGACGTGGGGGCAATGTGGGATCTGGCCGCGCATGATGTCGCCATTTTTTCGTATCTGCTCGGCGAGGAGCCCGAGGCCGTCAGCGTCGTCGGCCGCAAATATCTGCGCGATCATCTCGAAGATGTCGCCTTCATGCACTTCTTCTATCCCAGCGGGATTCTGGGCAGCGTCCAGGTCGGGTGGCTCAACGCCCGCAAGATTCGCCAGATGGTCGTCGTCAGCGAGAAGCGGACGATCGAATTCGACGACACCGACAGCCTCGACACGGTGCGCGTGTTCGAAAAGGGGATCTCGACCGACAAACGCACCGATTCGTTTGGCGAGTTCCGCTATTTGCTCACCACCGGCGACATCGTCAGCCCGAAGATCGACATGCGCGAACCGCTGAAGAATCAGTGCCTGCATTTCCTCGAATGCCTGGAGACGGGAACGCGCCCCATCTCGGACGGGACGAGCGGCGCGAACGTCGTACGCGTGCTCGAGGCCTGTTCCGAGTCGCTCGCCGCGCGCGGCCGCGAGGTGCGCGTATGA